In the genome of Halalkalicoccus subterraneus, one region contains:
- a CDS encoding twin-arginine translocase subunit TatC → MSSSIVDEDTARSLDSGRQTIGAVLSTIQTHLQKVFIIFVVGFLGTFYALRAVVWDWLRAVTESEMPAQVAAQHEIIVTTPFEVILLQAKIGIVAGIIIAIPPLLYLSRHELRARGYWPQTPIARWKLVGIVLMSISLFAAGVAYAYGLFFPLILGFLAEFSYNVGIDPTWSIVMWTELLVLLTISFGLAAQLPLAMTSLAYAEIVPYETFRDKWKHAIVGIFVFGAMFSPPDPISQIMWALPLIVLYAFSLGMTRFIVTLKRGGRANVGRTVKRNVGTLFGIPLLLATGLYAALVSGLLTYTTQRFLLPRDIVLPEARWLQELLGVPQQVALAVGAAAILFVFVFLLVGFYLLVSSVEEAPAGSTGRMGDPGAIDLSTLDATGIEAAPAAAFEELTEKEALALARDAMEADNPEKAQAILDRFDAVHGTDDSEGTTAEAVGDTEGEAANADTDATDDDEDEDVGGVLTGTASGMFAAFSDEKDEDDIGGYIYDVKYIADSLRSRLLWIFAVFGLALIGVFTFFYMGGVRIITQDFVSRMPRAVVSIDDIRIIDLHPVETLIFIIKVSTLAGALAVLPMVIYYAWPAMKERGLTTGQRSVVYEWTITIALALGIGTFLGYYYIAPGLIGFLVYDAVQGGMLISYRISKFSWLIIYTTVGVGLLACVPLTMWMLFRGKVASYGAMRNRWREVTIAVFAVAGLVTPVSVLTMFIVAIPTMLAYGLGLGGLWAITLGGRRDFGEEVVETDGGNARWLALIVAALVLVGGAVAMTGGIGALVSEDGRIAGMLNDTNEGEIDENASADPADRPDTNGTNDNNASGDANDTPPEDNDSAVDEDGSTNDTTDTGGNDTETNDAAEENSTPTENESSDEEDDDGAGIDLREPLDG, encoded by the coding sequence ATGTCGAGTTCGATCGTCGACGAGGACACCGCCCGGAGTCTCGACAGCGGGCGACAGACGATCGGCGCGGTACTGTCGACGATCCAGACCCATCTCCAGAAGGTCTTCATCATCTTCGTCGTCGGTTTCCTGGGCACCTTCTACGCACTGCGGGCCGTCGTCTGGGACTGGCTGCGTGCGGTCACCGAATCGGAGATGCCCGCTCAGGTCGCCGCACAACACGAGATCATCGTCACGACGCCCTTCGAGGTAATTCTGCTACAGGCGAAGATCGGGATCGTCGCGGGGATTATCATCGCCATCCCGCCCCTGTTGTACCTCTCCCGGCACGAACTCAGAGCCCGCGGCTACTGGCCCCAGACCCCGATCGCGCGCTGGAAGCTCGTCGGTATCGTGCTCATGTCTATCTCGCTGTTCGCCGCCGGCGTCGCCTATGCCTACGGTCTCTTTTTCCCGCTCATTCTCGGCTTCCTCGCGGAGTTCTCCTACAACGTCGGGATCGATCCGACCTGGTCGATCGTCATGTGGACGGAGCTTCTCGTTTTGTTGACGATCTCCTTCGGGCTCGCCGCCCAGTTGCCGCTCGCGATGACCTCGCTCGCCTACGCCGAGATCGTCCCCTACGAGACCTTCCGGGACAAGTGGAAACACGCGATCGTCGGGATCTTCGTCTTCGGCGCGATGTTCTCGCCGCCGGATCCGATCTCCCAGATCATGTGGGCGCTGCCGTTGATCGTGCTGTATGCCTTCAGTCTCGGAATGACGCGCTTCATCGTCACGCTCAAACGCGGCGGACGGGCGAACGTCGGGCGGACGGTCAAACGGAACGTCGGCACGCTGTTCGGCATCCCGCTGTTGCTCGCGACGGGGCTGTACGCCGCGCTCGTCTCCGGGCTCCTCACGTACACCACCCAACGGTTCCTCCTGCCGCGCGACATCGTCCTGCCCGAGGCACGCTGGCTCCAGGAGCTGCTCGGTGTCCCCCAGCAGGTCGCGCTCGCGGTCGGGGCCGCGGCGATCCTGTTCGTTTTCGTCTTCCTGCTCGTCGGCTTCTACCTGCTCGTGAGCTCCGTCGAGGAGGCACCTGCGGGTTCGACCGGCCGGATGGGCGATCCCGGTGCGATCGACCTCTCGACGCTCGATGCGACCGGCATCGAGGCGGCACCCGCGGCGGCCTTCGAGGAACTCACCGAAAAGGAGGCCCTCGCGCTCGCCCGCGACGCGATGGAGGCGGACAACCCCGAGAAGGCCCAGGCGATCCTCGACCGGTTCGACGCGGTTCACGGGACCGACGACAGCGAAGGAACGACGGCCGAGGCCGTCGGCGATACCGAGGGCGAGGCGGCGAATGCGGACACTGACGCTACCGATGACGATGAGGACGAGGACGTCGGCGGAGTCCTGACGGGGACGGCCTCCGGGATGTTCGCGGCGTTCTCCGACGAGAAGGACGAGGACGACATCGGCGGCTACATCTACGACGTCAAGTATATCGCCGACAGCCTCCGTTCGCGGCTGCTGTGGATCTTCGCGGTCTTCGGGCTCGCCCTCATCGGCGTGTTCACCTTCTTCTACATGGGCGGGGTCCGCATCATCACCCAGGACTTCGTCTCGCGGATGCCACGGGCGGTCGTCAGCATCGACGACATCCGTATCATCGACCTCCACCCCGTCGAAACGCTGATCTTCATCATCAAGGTGAGTACGCTCGCGGGCGCGCTCGCCGTCCTCCCGATGGTGATCTACTACGCTTGGCCGGCGATGAAAGAGCGCGGTCTGACGACGGGCCAGCGCTCGGTCGTCTACGAGTGGACCATCACCATCGCGCTCGCGCTCGGGATCGGAACCTTCCTCGGCTACTACTACATCGCCCCCGGCCTGATCGGCTTTCTCGTCTACGACGCGGTCCAGGGTGGAATGCTCATCTCCTATCGGATCAGCAAGTTCTCGTGGCTGATCATCTACACCACCGTCGGCGTCGGTCTGCTCGCCTGTGTCCCGCTCACGATGTGGATGCTCTTTCGGGGGAAAGTCGCCTCGTACGGCGCGATGCGAAACCGTTGGCGAGAGGTGACGATCGCCGTCTTCGCGGTCGCCGGACTGGTCACGCCCGTCAGCGTGCTGACGATGTTCATCGTCGCGATACCGACCATGCTGGCTTACGGACTCGGCCTCGGAGGACTCTGGGCCATCACCCTCGGCGGGCGGCGCGACTTCGGCGAGGAAGTCGTCGAAACCGACGGCGGGAACGCCCGGTGGCTCGCGCTCATCGTCGCCGCGCTCGTGCTGGTCGGCGGGGCGGTCGCGATGACCGGCGGGATCGGAGCGCTCGTCTCGGAGGACGGTCGGATCGCCGGGATGCTCAACGACACCAACGAAGGGGAAATCGACGAGAACGCCTCGGCCGACCCGGCCGACCGACCGGATACGAACGGCACAAACGATAATAACGCGTCCGGCGACGCCAACGACACTCCGCCCGAGGACAACGATTCGGCTGTCGACGAGGACGGGAGCACGAACGACACGACCGATACCGGCGGGAACGATACGGAAACGAACGACGCGGCCGAGGAAAACTCGACACCGACTGAGAACGAGTCCAGCGACGAGGAGGATGACGACGGAGCGGGAATCGACCTTCGCGAGCCGCTCGACGGTTGA